Proteins encoded together in one Panthera uncia isolate 11264 chromosome A2, Puncia_PCG_1.0, whole genome shotgun sequence window:
- the LOC125930960 gene encoding olfactory receptor 2Z1, which produces MGDANQSVTSDFILVGLFSHSGSRQLLFSLVAATFTVGLLGNTILLFLIRMDSRLHTPMYFLLSQLSVFDVGFPLVAIPKMASHFLQGEGSISFEGCAAQIFFLTLLGVAEGILLALMSYDRYVAVCHPLQYPVLMRRQVCLLMVGSSWLAGVLNASIQTSITLHFPYCASRILDHFFCEVPALLKLSCADTSAYGLALSTSGVLILVLPLSLIAISYGHVLGAVIRMRSEEARNKAFTTCSSHITAVGLFYGAAVFMYMVPGAYHSPHQDNVVSLFYSLVTPTLNPLIYSLRNREVRMALVKMLSRAGLRPK; this is translated from the coding sequence ATGGGGGATGCGAATCAGTCAGTGACCTCTGACTTCATTCTAGTGGGCCTCTTCAGTCACTCAGGTTCACGTCAGCTACTCTTCTCCCTGGTGGCTGCCACGTTTACCGTGGGCCTCCTGGGAAATACCATTCTGCTCTTCCTGATCCGCATGGACTCCCGGCTCCACACACCCATGTACTTTCTTCTCAGTCAGCTCTCTGTGTTTGATGTTGGCTTTCCCCTGGTCGCCATCCCCAAGATGGCATCCCACTTCCTGCAGGGAGAAGGTTCCATCTCCTTTGAGGGTTGTGCAGCTCAAATATTCTTCCTGACCCTGTTGGGTGTGGCTGAGGGCATCCTGTTGGCCCTGATGTCCTATGACCGTTATGTTGCTGTGTGTCACCCTCTACAGTATCCTGTGCTCATGAGGCGTCAGGTGTGCCTGCTCATGGTGGGCTCCTCCTGGCTGGCAGGTGTGCTCAATGCCTCCATCCAGACCTCCATCACTCTGCACTTCCCCTACTGTGCCTCCCGCATCTTGGACCACTTCTTCTGCGAGGTCCCAGCCCTGCTGAAGCTCTCCTGTGCAGACACCTCGGCCTACGGGTTGGCGCTGTCCACCTCTGGGGTGCTGATCCTtgtccttcccctttccctcattGCCATCTCCTATGGCCACGTGCTGGGGGCCGTTATACGCATGCGCTCTGAGGAGGCCAGAAACAAGGCCTTCACCACCTGCTCCTCGCACATCACGGCAGTGGGACTCTTTTATGGTGCTGCCGTGTTCATGTACATGGTGCCGGGTGCCTACCACAGCCCACACCAGGACAACGTGGTCTCCCTATTCTACAGCCTTGTCACTCCCACACTCAACCCCCTTATCTACAGTCTGAGAAATCGGGAGGTGCGGATGGCTTTGGTCAAAATGCTCAGCAGAGCTGGGCTCAGGCCAAAGTGA